One genomic region from Leptolyngbyaceae cyanobacterium JSC-12 encodes:
- a CDS encoding glycosyltransferase (IMG reference gene:2510097998~PFAM: Glycosyl transferases group 1) encodes MTTPIAINLAFLPIKPTGLATYAINLLPYLKSLVPTLLVAQPQEGFACYSVPPGLTHEQGRQGHFSRLQWTQWQLPKIYHQLQSSLLFSPIPEAPLWSRCRSVVTVHDLIPLRFFRKFTPLWAYQRYYMPQVLQQSQHIICNSHATAQDIVDFFKIPANKITPILLAHDAENFRFLDLPTRNYFLYLGRNDPYKNLHRLIAAFAQLPNCLDYELWIAGPADKRYTPALMQQIAELGLTKQVKLLDYIPYAELPVILNQAIALVLPSLWEGFGLPVLEAMACGTPVITSNLASLPEVAGEAALLVDPYNVHAIAEAMQALATDSVLWNQLRFASLARASQFSWAKTGATTIEILKQFI; translated from the coding sequence TTGACCACTCCAATTGCGATTAACCTGGCATTTCTCCCGATTAAACCAACCGGCTTAGCAACTTATGCGATTAACCTCCTGCCTTATTTGAAAAGTCTTGTCCCCACGTTGCTAGTGGCGCAACCCCAAGAGGGATTTGCCTGCTATTCGGTACCTCCTGGACTAACTCATGAACAGGGCAGACAAGGACATTTCTCTCGGCTGCAGTGGACTCAGTGGCAGTTGCCAAAGATTTATCACCAGTTGCAATCCTCTTTGTTGTTTTCTCCGATTCCTGAAGCACCGTTGTGGTCACGTTGCCGCTCAGTCGTTACGGTGCATGACCTGATTCCATTGCGATTTTTTCGTAAGTTCACGCCACTCTGGGCTTATCAACGCTACTATATGCCGCAAGTGTTGCAGCAGAGCCAACATATCATCTGCAACTCACATGCTACCGCTCAAGATATAGTCGATTTTTTCAAGATTCCTGCGAACAAAATTACCCCTATCCTGTTGGCGCACGATGCTGAGAACTTTCGATTTCTAGATTTACCGACCCGTAACTACTTTTTATACTTAGGGCGCAATGATCCATACAAGAATTTGCACCGGTTAATAGCTGCTTTCGCTCAGTTGCCTAATTGCCTGGATTATGAGCTGTGGATTGCGGGACCTGCGGACAAGCGCTACACCCCTGCCCTAATGCAGCAAATTGCCGAATTGGGATTAACCAAACAGGTGAAATTGTTGGATTACATACCCTATGCCGAGCTGCCAGTTATCCTTAATCAGGCGATCGCGCTTGTGTTACCCAGTTTATGGGAAGGGTTTGGACTACCCGTTTTAGAGGCAATGGCGTGTGGTACTCCCGTAATCACATCCAATCTGGCGTCGTTGCCGGAAGTAGCAGGAGAGGCAGCCTTATTAGTTGATCCATACAATGTCCATGCGATCGCTGAGGCTATGCAAGCTCTCGCCACTGACTCAGTTTTGTGGAACCAACTACGCTTTGCCAGTCTGGCAAGAGCTAGTCAGTTTAGTTGGGCAAAAACAGGAGCCACAACTATCGAAATCCTGAAGCAATTCATTTAA
- a CDS encoding photosystem I core protein PsaB (IMG reference gene:2510097999~PFAM: Photosystem I psaA/psaB protein~TIGRFAM: photosystem I core protein PsaB), with protein sequence MATKFPKFSQDLAQDPTTRRIWYGIATAHDFESHDGMTEENLYQKIFSSHFGHVAIIFLWTSGLLFHVAWQGNFEQWTKDPLNTRPIAHAIWDPQFGKSAIDAFTQGGVNYPVDIAYSGVYHWWYTIGMRSSSDLYGGAIFLLILSAIFLFAGWLHLQPKFRPSLSWFKNAESRLNHHLAGLFGVSSLAWAGHLIHVAIPESRGQHVGWDNFLSTMPHPAGLAPFFTGNWGVYAENPDTAGHIFGSATGSGTAILTFLGGFHPQTESLWLTDIAHHHLAIAVLFIVAGHMYRTNFGIGHSIKEMMDAKTFFGKPVEGPFNMPHQGIYETYNNSLHFQLGWHLACLGVITSLVAQHMYSLPPYAFMAKDFTTQAALYTHHQYIAGFLMVGAFAHGAIFWVRDYDPELNKGNVLDRVLNHKEAIISHLSWVSLFLGFHTLGLYVHNDVVVAFGTPEKQILVEPVFAQFIQASHGKLVYGMNALLSNPDSIAATAWPNYGNVWLPGWLDAINSGTNSLFLTIGPGDFLVHHAIALGLHTTTLILVKGALDARGSKLMPDKKDFGFAFPCDGPGRGGTCDISAWDSFYLAMFWMLNTIGWVTFYWHWKHLGIWSGNVSQFNESSTYLMGWLRDYLWLYSAPLINGYNPYGMNNLSVWAWMFLFGHLVWATGFMFLISWRGYWQELIETLVWAHERTPLANLIRWKDKPVAMSIVQGRLVGLAHFTVGYVLTYAAFVIASTAGKFG encoded by the coding sequence ATGGCAACTAAATTCCCAAAATTTAGCCAAGACCTCGCTCAAGATCCAACAACTCGTCGGATCTGGTACGGGATCGCTACAGCCCACGACTTTGAAAGTCATGATGGTATGACGGAAGAGAATCTTTATCAAAAGATTTTCTCCTCCCACTTCGGGCATGTCGCCATCATCTTTCTGTGGACTTCTGGACTCCTGTTCCACGTAGCTTGGCAAGGCAACTTTGAACAGTGGACGAAAGATCCATTGAACACCCGTCCCATTGCTCACGCGATTTGGGACCCTCAATTCGGTAAGTCTGCAATCGATGCCTTTACTCAAGGTGGCGTAAACTACCCCGTCGATATCGCCTACTCCGGTGTTTATCACTGGTGGTACACAATTGGGATGCGCTCCAGCAGCGATTTGTATGGTGGCGCAATCTTCTTGTTGATCCTGTCTGCTATCTTCCTGTTTGCAGGCTGGTTGCACCTGCAACCCAAGTTCCGCCCCAGCCTCTCCTGGTTCAAGAATGCGGAATCTCGCCTCAACCACCACTTGGCTGGTTTGTTTGGGGTCAGCTCTCTGGCTTGGGCGGGTCATCTGATCCACGTGGCAATTCCTGAGTCTCGTGGTCAGCATGTGGGTTGGGATAATTTCCTATCCACTATGCCTCACCCAGCTGGTTTAGCTCCTTTCTTTACGGGCAATTGGGGAGTTTACGCTGAGAATCCTGATACTGCTGGACACATCTTTGGTTCAGCAACGGGTTCTGGTACGGCAATCCTGACTTTTCTGGGCGGGTTCCATCCTCAGACGGAATCTCTGTGGTTGACAGATATCGCCCACCACCATCTGGCGATCGCTGTGCTATTTATCGTGGCTGGTCATATGTACCGCACGAATTTCGGCATCGGTCACAGTATCAAGGAGATGATGGATGCCAAAACCTTCTTTGGCAAACCTGTAGAAGGTCCGTTCAACATGCCTCACCAAGGCATTTACGAGACTTATAACAACTCCCTGCACTTCCAGTTGGGTTGGCACTTGGCTTGCCTAGGCGTCATTACCTCCCTGGTAGCACAGCATATGTACTCGCTGCCGCCCTATGCCTTCATGGCGAAAGATTTCACTACTCAAGCTGCGCTCTACACGCATCACCAGTACATTGCTGGATTCTTGATGGTGGGTGCGTTTGCTCACGGTGCAATCTTCTGGGTACGCGACTATGATCCTGAACTGAACAAGGGCAACGTATTGGATCGTGTGTTGAACCATAAGGAAGCCATCATCTCGCACTTGAGCTGGGTTTCCCTGTTCCTTGGTTTCCACACACTTGGTCTGTATGTTCACAATGATGTTGTGGTTGCCTTTGGCACACCTGAGAAGCAAATTCTGGTTGAACCTGTGTTCGCCCAGTTTATCCAAGCCTCTCATGGGAAGTTGGTCTATGGCATGAATGCGTTGCTGTCGAACCCTGACAGTATTGCCGCTACTGCTTGGCCTAACTATGGCAACGTGTGGCTACCTGGCTGGCTGGATGCCATCAATAGTGGTACTAACTCCTTGTTCTTGACTATTGGACCTGGTGATTTCCTAGTACATCACGCGATCGCTCTGGGCTTGCACACCACCACCTTGATTCTGGTCAAAGGTGCTCTAGATGCACGTGGTTCCAAACTAATGCCCGACAAGAAGGACTTTGGCTTTGCCTTCCCTTGTGATGGTCCTGGTCGGGGTGGTACCTGCGACATCTCTGCTTGGGACTCCTTCTACCTCGCTATGTTCTGGATGCTGAATACCATCGGTTGGGTCACCTTCTACTGGCACTGGAAGCATCTGGGCATCTGGTCGGGTAACGTGTCTCAGTTCAATGAAAGCTCTACCTACCTAATGGGTTGGTTACGCGATTACCTCTGGCTGTATTCCGCTCCGTTGATCAACGGATATAACCCCTACGGCATGAACAATCTGTCAGTCTGGGCTTGGATGTTCCTGTTTGGACACCTGGTTTGGGCAACCGGATTCATGTTCCTGATCTCCTGGCGTGGTTACTGGCAAGAGTTAATCGAAACCCTGGTATGGGCACACGAGCGTACGCCGTTAGCAAACCTGATCCGCTGGAAAGATAAGCCTGTTGCTATGTCGATCGTTCAAGGTCGTCTGGTTGGCTTAGCTCACTTTACAGTTGGGTACGTGTTGACCTACGCTGCGTTTGTGATTGCATCAACTGCTGGTAAGTTTGGTTGA
- a CDS encoding photosystem I core protein PsaA (IMG reference gene:2510098000~PFAM: Photosystem I psaA/psaB protein~TIGRFAM: photosystem I core protein PsaA), translated as MTTTPQREAKVRVVVDNDPVPTSFEKWSQPGHFDRSLARGPKTTTWIWNLHALAHDFDSHTSDLEDVSRKIFSAHFGHLAVVFIWLSGMYFHGAKFSNYEAWLANPTAIKPSAQVVWPIVGQEILNADVGGGFHGIQITSGLFYLWRASGFTNTYQLYCTAIGGLVMAGLMLFAGWFHYHKRAPKLEWFQNVESMLNHHLAGLFGLGSLGWAGHQIHVSLPANKLLDAGVAPKDVPLPHEFILNKQLMADLYPSFKQGLLPFFTLNWGVYSDILTFKGGLNPVTGGLWLSDTAHHHLAIAVLFLIAGHMYRTNWGIGHSIKEILEAHKDPIMITGEGHKGLYEVLTTSWHAQLAINLAMVGSLSIIVAQHMYSMPPYPYLATDYATQLSLFTHHMWLGGFFVVGGAAHGAIYMVRDYDPAVNRGNVLDNMLRHRDAIISHLNWVCIFLGFHSFGLYVHNDTMRALGRPQDMFSDTAIQLQPIFAQWVQNLHTLAPGGTAPNALAPASLAFGGDVVAVGGKVAMMPIALGTADFMVHHIHAFTIHVTVLILLKGVLFARSSRLIPDKANLGFRFPCDGPGRGGTCQVSGWDHVFLGLFWMYNSISVVIFHFSWKMQSDVWGTVNPDGSVAHITAGNFAQSAITINGWLRDFLWAQATQVITSYGSALSAYGLMFLGAHFVWAFSLMFLFSGRGYWQELIESIVWAHNKLKVAPAIQPRALSIIQGRAVGVAHYLLGGIATTWAFFLARTLALG; from the coding sequence ATGACAACTACCCCACAGCGGGAAGCAAAAGTGAGGGTTGTCGTCGATAATGACCCGGTGCCTACTTCGTTCGAGAAGTGGTCACAACCAGGGCACTTTGACCGCAGCCTCGCGAGAGGTCCAAAAACCACAACCTGGATTTGGAACCTTCATGCTCTCGCCCACGACTTTGATAGCCATACTTCTGACTTAGAAGACGTATCTCGTAAGATCTTCAGCGCTCACTTCGGTCACTTAGCTGTTGTATTCATCTGGCTGAGTGGGATGTATTTCCACGGCGCGAAGTTTTCAAACTATGAAGCCTGGCTGGCTAACCCGACCGCAATTAAACCCAGCGCTCAGGTTGTCTGGCCCATTGTTGGTCAAGAAATTTTGAATGCGGATGTTGGCGGTGGTTTCCACGGAATTCAGATTACATCTGGATTGTTTTATCTGTGGCGTGCCTCCGGCTTTACAAATACCTACCAGCTCTACTGCACCGCGATCGGCGGTTTAGTCATGGCAGGTTTAATGCTTTTTGCTGGTTGGTTCCACTATCACAAGCGAGCACCCAAGCTCGAGTGGTTCCAAAACGTTGAATCAATGCTGAACCACCACTTGGCAGGTCTATTCGGACTTGGTTCTCTGGGATGGGCTGGTCACCAGATTCACGTATCTCTGCCTGCCAACAAGCTGTTGGATGCTGGTGTTGCACCGAAAGATGTTCCGTTGCCACATGAGTTTATTCTCAACAAGCAGTTGATGGCAGATCTGTATCCCAGCTTTAAGCAGGGTTTGCTGCCATTCTTCACGCTGAACTGGGGCGTATACTCTGACATCCTTACCTTTAAGGGTGGGTTGAATCCTGTAACGGGTGGTCTGTGGTTGTCTGATACGGCTCACCATCATTTGGCGATCGCAGTCCTATTTCTGATTGCTGGTCATATGTACCGCACCAACTGGGGAATTGGTCACAGCATCAAAGAGATCCTGGAAGCTCATAAGGACCCAATCATGATCACGGGTGAAGGGCACAAAGGATTGTACGAAGTTCTGACCACTTCCTGGCATGCTCAGTTGGCAATTAACCTGGCAATGGTTGGCTCTTTGAGCATCATCGTTGCCCAGCATATGTATTCCATGCCGCCCTATCCGTACCTGGCTACCGACTACGCCACCCAACTGTCTCTGTTTACCCACCACATGTGGCTCGGAGGCTTCTTCGTTGTTGGTGGTGCAGCGCATGGTGCCATTTACATGGTGCGTGACTATGATCCAGCCGTGAACCGTGGCAATGTTTTAGACAACATGCTGCGTCATCGGGATGCCATCATTTCTCACCTGAACTGGGTTTGTATTTTCTTGGGCTTTCATAGCTTCGGTTTGTACGTCCATAACGACACCATGCGTGCGTTGGGTCGTCCCCAAGATATGTTCTCTGATACGGCGATTCAGCTTCAGCCGATCTTTGCTCAGTGGGTGCAAAACCTGCATACCCTAGCTCCTGGCGGTACTGCTCCCAATGCTCTGGCTCCTGCGAGCTTAGCATTTGGTGGTGATGTGGTTGCTGTGGGTGGCAAGGTTGCAATGATGCCCATCGCCCTTGGGACAGCGGACTTCATGGTTCATCATATTCACGCTTTCACAATTCATGTCACTGTACTGATTTTGCTGAAAGGTGTGCTGTTTGCTCGTAGCTCCCGTTTGATTCCAGACAAAGCGAATCTTGGTTTCCGTTTCCCTTGCGATGGTCCCGGACGTGGCGGCACCTGCCAAGTTTCTGGTTGGGATCATGTCTTCCTAGGGCTGTTCTGGATGTACAACTCTATCTCAGTTGTAATTTTCCACTTCTCTTGGAAGATGCAGTCAGATGTCTGGGGTACGGTAAATCCGGACGGATCTGTTGCTCATATCACGGCTGGTAACTTTGCTCAAAGTGCCATTACTATCAACGGTTGGTTGCGTGATTTCTTATGGGCACAGGCTACTCAAGTGATTACCTCCTACGGTTCTGCGTTGTCTGCTTATGGACTCATGTTCCTGGGTGCTCACTTCGTATGGGCATTCAGTCTAATGTTCCTGTTCAGCGGTCGTGGTTACTGGCAGGAGTTAATTGAGTCCATCGTTTGGGCACATAACAAGTTGAAAGTGGCTCCAGCTATCCAGCCTCGTGCTCTGAGTATCATTCAGGGTCGGGCGGTTGGTGTGGCTCACTACCTACTGGGTGGAATTGCTACAACCTGGGCATTCTTCCTGGCTCGCACACTTGCATTGGGCTAA